From a single Silene latifolia isolate original U9 population chromosome 6, ASM4854445v1, whole genome shotgun sequence genomic region:
- the LOC141588338 gene encoding secreted RxLR effector protein 161-like, giving the protein MVKCNPNDVPIQKEDKFSLSMCPKTELERNAMKNFPYASLVGSLMYAQVCTRPGISFAVVMLGRYQSNPGMGHYSAAKKVLRYLKGTRDKMLTYRHTDQLEVIGYADSDFGGCVDSRKSTFGYVFALVGAISGRVLNRQLLPHPLWKLNL; this is encoded by the coding sequence ATGGTAAAATGTAATCCCAATGATGTTCCTATTCAGAAAGAGGATAAGTTCAGCTTAAGTATGTGTCCTAAGACTGAACTAGAACGAAATGCCATGAAAAACTTTCCTTATGCATCTCTAGTTGGAAGCTTAATGTACGCGCAGGTCTGTACAAGACCTGGCATAAGTTTTGCAGTGGTTATGTTGGGTCGATATCAGTCCAATCCTGGAATGGGTCATTATAGTGCGGCTAAGAAAGTTTTAAGGTACTTAAAGGGAACAAGGGACAAAATGCTCACTTATAGACATACTGATCAGCTTGAGGTTATTGGATATGCTGACTCAGATTTTGGAGGATGTGTGGACTCAAGGAAAAGCACCTTTGGTTATGTGTTTGCTTTAGTGGGGGCAATCTCTGGAAGAGTGCTAAACAGACAATTATTGCCTCATCCACTATGGAAGCTGAATTTGTAG
- the LOC141586980 gene encoding chalcone synthase-like produces MGSDEKMKTVQKVNGKATILSIGTANPTNEMTQEEFVNFYFRVTNWGDDMTEIKEKFKLICKKTGIKKRYMHLTEKFLKENPQICDENASSFHTREDILIDEVPKLGHEASLKAISEWGQPKSKITHIIFCTVCGIAMPGCDYELLKLLDLGPSVQRFMLYQQGCYGGGTVLRLAKLIVETTPGARVLAVCSEFNTMCFRGPGKGNIGPMVGHALFTDGASAMIIGANPDESLGERPIFELVSAFQSLIPDTKWGAGGQLRDMGLNFYLSKKLSEVVANNIEKPLLEAFAPLNINDWNSIFYAVHPGGPAILDKVEAQLELKENKLEASRHVLSEFGNMWSTTVIFVLDEIRKRSFKDGMSTTGQGLSYGVLIGVGPGITVETVVLRSFPINN; encoded by the exons ATGGGTTCAGATGAGAAAATGAAGACAGTCCAAAAAGTGAATGGTAAAGCCACCATACTATCAATTGGTACTGCCAACCCAACCAACGAAATGACCCAAGAAGAATTTGTTAATTTCTATTTCCGGGTTACCAATTGGGGAGATGATATGACTGAAATTAAGGAAAAATTCAAGCTAATCT GTAAAAAGACTGGAATTAAGAAGCGTTACATGCATTTAACCGAGAAATTCTTAAAGGAGAACCCACAAATATGTGATGAAAATGCTTCATCTTTCCATACTCGTGAAGACATACTCATAGACGAAGTTCCAAAACTTGGACATGAAGCATCCTTAAAGGCCATAAGTGAATGGGGACAACCCAAGTCTAAGATCACTCACATTATATTTTGCACTGTGTGTGGCATTGCCATGCCAGGGTGTGACTATGAGCTGCTTAAACTCCTTGATCTTGGCCCGAGTGTCCAACGATTTATGCTCTACCAACAAGGATGTTATGGAGGCGGTACAGTGTTGCGCTTGGCTAAGCTGATTGTCGAAACTACCCCTGGTGCTCGTGTCCTTGCAGTGTGCTCTGAGTTCAACACCATGTGCTTTCGAGGACCAG GTAAAGGCAATATAGGCCCCATGGTGGGACACGCCCTCTTCACCGACGGTGCGAGTGCAATGATAATCGGCGCAAATCCGGATGAATCTTTAGGGGAGAGACCAATATTTGAACTAGTATCGGCTTTCCAAAGTTTAATACCTGATACAAAATGGGGCGCTGGAGGTCAATTAAGAGATATGGGCTTAAACTTCTACTTGTCTAAGAAACTCTCTGAAGTGGTCGCAAATAACATTGAAAAGCCACTGCTTGAAGCCTTTGCTCCATTAAATATAAACGACTGGAACTCTATATTCTACGCGGTTCATCCAGGTGGACCGGCAATTTTAGACAAAGTCGAAGCTCAACTTGAGCTAAAGGAGAACAAACTTGAAGCAAGTCGGCATGTGTTGAGTGAGTTTGGGAACATGTGGAGTACAACAGTTATATTTGTATTGGATGAGATTCGGAAGAGGTCGTTCAAGGATGGTATGTCCACGACCGGCCAAGGGTTAAGTTATGGTGTTTTGATTGGTGTTGGTCCTGGAATTACTGTTGAGACGGTTGTGCTTCGTAGTTTTCCAATTAATAATTAA